The stretch of DNA TTATTGGTATTTGGATTGGTGTTGGTTCGTGTTTTCGAACAGCACTTATTTTATGATCCTTTACTAAGCTATTTTAAAAATGCACAACATGACACCCTTCCTGCTATGGATGAGATGAAATTGTATAGTCATGTATTCTTCCGTTATATGATTAATCTTCTATTAACTACTTTAATCATAAAAGTGTTGTTCTGGAAGCAGATGTATGTAAAATTGACGATTGTTCTTGGAATAATAGGTTTTGTAATATTGTTGCCGATTTATGCATATATGCTCCGTCATCAATTCAATTTTGGAGAAATGATATTCTTTTATATTCGTCGATTTTTAATTCAACCCATGTTTTTAATCCTTTTGGTTCCCTGTTTTTATTACCAAGAGATCCGAAATAAAAAAGCGACTGAATAATTTCAGTCGCTTTTTTTATATTTTATCTTGTTGTTCTGCTTCTTTTCGAGCTTCTTTTTTTAGGGTGCGGTATTTAAATAACCATCCTAAAAACCCTCCAAAAATCAACCCTATACCAATTCCACCTACAATCCCAATACTAAAACTGTATTCTTTAATCATCACCTCAAAAACAGTATGTGTTGTCGCATACATCACATATGATAATGCTAAAAGTAAAAGTCCTATGATTGTTGCGTATGACATGGTTTAGTAAAATTTAGAATAAATCAGCATTGATACGTTGGCGAACCGCTTCGTATAAAATGGCACCAGCAGCAACTGAAACATTTAAAGATGCCGTTTGTCCTGCCATTGGTAACTTAATAATTTTATCTGAAATTTTAATGATCGAATCTGATACTCCATCCTCCTCACTACCCATAACAATAGCTGTTGGAACAGAGAAATCGGCATCATAAATAAAATCTGCTGATTTTTCTGATGCGGAGAAAATTGAAATTCCTGATGCTTGTAAATATTTAATTACATTCACTAAGTTTGTCTCTTTACAAACCGGAATATTATATAAAGCTCCTGTCGATGTTTTAATCGCATCCCCGTTTACAGAGGCTGAACCTTTTGCAGGAATAATAATTGCATCTACTCCGACACACTCTGCAGTACGTGCAATCGCTCCAAAATTACGAACATCACTTACACGATCTAAAATTAAAATGAATGGAGTTTTTCCTTTTTCCCAAACTTGAGGCAATACATTTTCAATCGAATCAAATTCAATCGGTGAAATAAATGCATAAACTCCTTGGTGGTTTTTTCCTGTGAAACGATTTAATTTTTCAACCGGAACATAACTTACTGGAATTTCGTATTCCGTTACTAATTTTCTTAATTCAGAAAAGATTTCACCTTGTAATCCTTTTTGAATAAAAATTTTATCGATTGTTTTCCCTGCTTCAATCGCTTCAATAACAGGTCTAAGACCAAAAATACCTCCTTCGTTTTTCATAGTTGCAAAGATACAATTATTTACCAATCCTTTTCTTTACTTTTTGGATATAATGTGGTAAGCCTGTCGTTAATGCAAATGCAAGGATAAATACAGCGATTACACTCCATAAATTCAAAGAAAAATGAATTAAACGAAAAACCAAACTCCCCATTAAAAACACCATAATAAAGGTCTGGAAATAAAAATTTTGCACTAACTCCTGTCCTTTTTTTGTTCGTTTGACAAAAAATAAGAGCGCCAATAGGAGAAGTACTGAAAGAATTGCTGGATATTTCATTTTAATCAATATGCAATTCAAAAATACGCTAAATTTACTATACTTTTGTTTTTATCATTTACTCATTAAAATTCGAATCAAATGCAACAATATTTAGACTTATGTCGTAAAGTCATGAACGAAGGAACATTGAAAGAAGATCGAACAGGCACAGGAACCAAAAGTATTTTTGGTTATCAAATGCGTTTTGACTTAAAAGAAGGTTTTCCTTTAGTAACTACGAAAAAATTGCATTTAAAATCGATCATTCACGAGTTATTATGGTTTTTAAAAGGAGACACAAACATCCAATATCTAACGGATAATGGTGTCCGAATTTGGAACGAATGGGCAGACGAAAATGGTGATCTAGGACCTGTATATGGAAAACAATGGCGCTCTTGGGGTAAACCGAATGGAGAAGTAGTCGACCAAATCAAAGTAGCCATCGATCAAATCAAAAATAATCCTGATTCAAGACGTATTATTGTTTCGGCTTGGAATGTGGGGGAATTAGATCAAATGGCTCTAGCTCCTTGTCATGCCTTTTTTCAATTTTATGTTAACGAAGGAAAATTATCCTTACAGTTATACCAACGCAGTGCCGATATCTTTTTAGGTGTACCTTTTAATATTGCATCATATGCTTTATTACAAATGATGGTGGCACAAGTTTGTGATTTAGAAGTAGGCGATTTTGTCCACACTTTTGGAGATGCGCACATCTACAAAAATCATTTTGACCAAATTGAATTGCAATTAACAAGAGAACCCCATCCATTACCAACAATGAAAATCAATCCAGAAGTAAAAGACATCTTTGATTTTACGTATGAGGACTTTGAACTGATCAATTACCAAGCACATCCTCATATTAAAGGAATTGTAGCTGTTTAAAATATAATTGAGGCAATGAAGTGATTCATTGCCTTTTTTTACCTATCGATCATAAAAAATCATGAAAATGGTTTATTTCATTTTGAAATTAAAATTTTAATTCTACATTAGTGTTATAATTAACAATGATATAACACTAATGAAAAAAAATATTTTGTGTAGGGATGTTATTGTCTGTTTTCACATCGACTGTATCAGCACAAAACATTACTTCTATTACCTCATTCGATAATCGTGTAGAATCTTCAATAGAACAACTTAAAAAAGAAATTAAACAATATATTTACTATTACAACAACGAAAGAATTAAATCAAATCTAAACAAAATGAGCCCGATTGAATATCGAACTCATTTTTATAATAATTAATTTTTGTGTCCAAACTTTTGGGTGCAGTCTACAACTGGGGTATTTTTTATTTTTATTCCTTATGAAGAAAAGTGTAGCATTACTCCTTTTGATTGGTCTATGCCTAGCATGTCAATCACAGAAGCCTATAAATCAATTCATCGAACCTATTGAAATTATTACTCTAAGGGAAAATTCGTTGATTCAATTTGATTCCATTCTGTTGATCAATAATGAAATTGAATATGGTAAAGTAACCAATCAAATGAATGCCACTCGATTCCCTGGCATTCCATTTAAATCCGTTGATTTTAGCAACCAATCGGTCGTTTTAATCAATCTTGATATGACGAAAGCAAAAACCTCAACTTATAAAATCATTCCAGAGATTTCAGATCATCAACTCAAATTGAAACTAAAAGAACAAAAAAACGAACAATTTGATGATATTCCTAAAAAACAGCGATTCATCCAATTGCTTGAAATTCCGAAAGTCAATTCCATCGAAAAGATAGAATTTATTCCATAAATAATGTAACAAAACACGATTTTATGCATCTAATCATTTAATTGTTATTTTATGAAAAAAACTTTTTTATATATCGCCATCGCTTTCGCATTTACAACATATGCGCAAGCACAGGTTATGACACCTCCACCAAGTTACAGTGAAACACAGATGGACGCTACTAAAGTCTATCGCGCGGAAGCTGAACGCATCAATAATTTGGTGCACACCAAATTGGATTTGAAATTTGATTATGCCAAGCAGCATGTGTTAGGAGAAGCATGGGTAACTTTAAAACCCCATTTCTATGAAACCAACAAATTAACGTTGGATGCTAAAGCCATGTTAATTCATGAAGTTGCTTTGGTCCAAGGAAATACCAAAAAACCATTAAAGTTTACCAACGATGATTATCAGCTTTTTGTGGATTTGGATAAAGTGTATAAAAGGGATCAAGAATATACCGTGTACATCAAATATACCGCGCGACCAAATGAGGTAAAACAGCAAGGGAGTGCTGCCATTAACGATGCACGTGGAATATACTTTATCAATCCTGATGGTTCCGATCCTTCTAAACCAACTCAAATATGGACCCAAGGGGAAACAGAGTCATCATCTTGTTGGTTCCCTACCATCGATAAACCCAATCAAAAAACTTCTCAAGAAATTTATCTAACTTATCCTGAGAAATATGTTTCGTTATCGAATGGTTTATTAAAATCCTCAAAGAAAAATCCAAACGGAACAAAAACGGATTATTGGAAATTTGATTATAAACATGCGCCTTATTTATTCTTTGTGGGTATTGGTGACCACGCCATTATTAAAGACAAATGGAAACATATTGATGTTGACTACTACGTAGAACAAGATTATAAAGAGTATGCAAAGGATATCTTCGGAATGACTCCAGATATGATTACATTCTTTTCTGATCTTTTAAATTACCCTTACCCATGGGATAAATATCATCAAATGACGGCCTGAGATTACGTCTCTGGAGCAATGGAAAACACGGGTGCTGTATTATTTTATGAAGCGGTTCAACAAAAACCTGGGCAATTAATCGATGAAAATACAGCTGAGCCTATTATCGCACACGAATTATTCCACCATTGGTTTGGTGATTTAGTAACAGCTGAATCATGGACAAATTTAACAGTCAATGAATCATTCGCCAATTATTCAGAGTATTTATGGTTTGAACATCGATACGGGAAAGAAAAAGCAGACGAACACCGATACATCGACCGTCAAGGATATAAACAAGGCGATAATTTCGAGAAAAAATTAGTACGACCACACTACAATTCGCGTGAGGATATGTTTGATGCTGTGTCGTACAACAAAGGTGGTGCAATCATGCACATGTTACGTCATTATTTAGGAGATGAAGCTTATTTTAAAGGGCTTAATCATTACTTAAAAACCAATGCCTACAAATCTGCTGAAGCAACGCATTTGCGTTTAGCTTTAGAGGAAATATCAGGGCGTGACTTGAATTGGTTTTTTGATCAATGGTACTATTCAAATGGACATCCAAAATTAACCATTGCGTCAGAATATCAAGCGGCAAACAAAAAGGTGAAAGTGATTGTCAAACAAGATCCGAAATTATTGTTTGAATTCCCGATCACTTTTGATGTGGTGGTTGATGGTAAAACAAAACGTCATCAAGTATGGGTTGGAAAGAAAAATGAATCCATTTTTGAATTTGACGCCGTTTCTAAACCAGAGGTGGTGATTTCAAATGCCGATCAAGTTTTATTGGCTGAAATTAATGATGTCAAAAGTATAGATGAATTCATCGCCCAATATAAAAACGGTAAAAACGAATTTGACACCAGACGTTTAGCAATAGAAGCATTCGCGAAAGAACAAACAACAAATGATAAAGCTCTAAACGCTTTAGTTCAAGCATTAGATGATTCGTACGAAGGAATTCGCAACTTTACGATTCAACAATTGGATTTAAGATCCGATAAAGTGATGGCAAAAGCGAAAAACAAGTTATTAGCCATCGCCGCAAATGATCCTAAGACGAAAGTACAAGGAACAGCGATTAAAGCCTTAAACGAAGCAAATATTTTTGACGCTACAGTTTTTGAAAAAGCAGCTTCAAGTCCATCTTTCCGTGTGAAAGGAGGAGCAGTTGCAGGGATTGTAAAAAACAATCCTTCGGCATTGAATCAGTATGCAAACTTAGAAGATGATGTCATCAAATCAAGTGATGATTTAGTCACTATCCTAATTCCAAAATGGATAAAAAACAACCAATTGAACAAAGCGAAATTGATTGGGGAAAATGCGGCTTTCTATGAATTAATCAAATTTCAAGATGCAAAAGTGGGGAAAACCTACGAAGAAGCTTATCGTTGGATTATGAGTAACGATACCCCAGAAGCAACTGCAGGAATCGTTTCTGCTTTCAACCGCTATTATGGATACTTCAAAGGAGAAAATCCTGCAGTAGCCAATATTGTTCGACAAACAGCAACGAAAGGATTAGAACTTAAAACGCAAACACTAAAACAAAAACCTTCTGCGGCTTTGGAAAAACAAGTAGAGCTGTTAAAAAATGCGATCGAAAAAATGAAATAATTATTTTTTTATTATCTTTATGAAGCTATTCCCTGACGAGAATAGCTTTTTTTTAGCCTTAGAAATAAACTATGATAAAACTAATTGTAGCCAAAGCTAGTAATAATGTAATAGGAGATAAAAATAACCTGATTTGGCATTTACCCAACGATTTAAAGCATTTTAAAAATTTAACGACTGGACATCCCATTATTATGGGACGCAAAACCTACGAATCATTGGGAAGACCGTTACCAAATCGCACAAATATCATCATTACACGAGATCAGAATTTTATCGATGATCAAATCATTATCACCCATTCGCTCGAACAAGCATTAGCCAAAGCAAATGAAATTCAAGAAGACGTTTTTGTGATTGGAGGAGGTGAAATCTATAAGCATGCCATGGAATATGTGGATATAATTTATTTAACGGAAGTCCATCACGAATTTAACGGAGATACATACTTCCCTGAGATTGATGAAGAATCTTTTGAGGAAGTAGAACGTGTACATCATATGAAAGACGAAAAACATCCTTATTCCTATTCATTTATTACGTACAAACGAATCAAGGACTCAAAAGAGTAAAAGGATAGACAGAGACATTTCTCATAATCCCAAACAACAACACAAGAAGAAGCAATCCAATCCATACCATTCGATTTGTAGGGATTCGGGTTGTTTTTTTTGTACCTAAAATGAAATCGATTCCGATAAAAAAAATAAAAGGTAAGCTTAGTACAAATAATGCATTCGCTCGAAAAGCTTCCACCAATTCTAAATGTAATAAGTGATGAATCGCACGTTGCACACCGCATCCAGGACAATTAATTCCGAAGATTGAATTGGTTGGACAACGTAAGAAATAACCTTCGTTTGCTGAAGGATTAAACTGATAAAAATAAACACATAGACCAATAATCAACAAGAATGAGATTCCTATTCGAGTTGGATGAATTGTGTAATTTTTCAAGTTTATCATGAATTAAAAATACGGATTTATCCAATATAAGCACAAAAAAAGGAAGGTTAAAACCTTCCTTTTTTATTTATATTTTAGTGTGAAATATTTTCAATTGCTTTCGGATCATGTTTATATTTGAAGATAATCGCGAATAAAATTGTGACAACTAATGCGTATCCTGCAAAGATAAACCAAGATATTCTCCATCCTTCTAATTGTTGATCTAAGTCTGTATGACTAAACACAAAGTGGTTTACAATATACTGAGCGACTAACATACCGATCGTTGCTCCAAAACCATTTGTCATCATCATAAATACACCTTGCGCTGATGAACGGATATTTTTATCTGTTTCTTTATCAACATATAATGAGCCTGATACATTAAAGAAATCGAATGCAATACCGTAAACAATCATTGATAAGATAAACATCCAAACGCCAGATCCTGGATCACCTAATCCGAATAATCCGAAACGTAAAACCCATCCTACCATCGCCATTAACATTACTATTTTAATTCCGAAACGTTTTAAGAAGAAAGGAATTAATAAAATACATAATGTTTCTGAAACTTGAGACAATGAAATTAAGGCATTTGCATTGTTTGCTCCCCAAGTATTCGAGTAGTTTGGCATTTCTTTAAATAATGAAATAAATGGATTTGCATACCCATTCGTAATCTGTAAAGAAACCCCTAATAACATTGAGAAGATGAAGAAAATCGCCATTTTTTTGTCCTTGAATAAGGCAAAAGCTTTAAATCCAAGTGCATCAGATAAGGTTTGTTTTTCACCACTTTTATTGATTTCACATTTAGGTAAAACAAAACTGAAAAAAAATAAAATTATTCCTAAAACTCCAGAAACTAAGAATTGATAATAGTTTGACTGGAAGCTTAAGAAAGTTGGATCACTTGAAAAGTTAAATCCAAAAGAACCGTCTTTCGTTCCGAAGAAGTTTACAAATAACATCGCTACAATAAAACCTACAGTTCCCATCGTACGAATTGGAGGGAAAGCTTTAATTGTATCTAAATTATTTTGTTTTAAAATAGTATACGCCGTAGAATTTGACAATGCAATCGTAGGCATAAAGAACGCTACACTAAACGAATACAATGTAAAAATCGTAGCAAAATCTACATTATCTCCAGCAGTCATTCCGTAGTATCCTGTCGCAAACATAAAAATTGCAGCAAACAAATGATTTAATCCTAATAAACGCTGAACTGGAATCCATCTATCGGCAACAATACCCATGATAGCTGGCATAAAAATCGATACAATTCCTTGCATCGCATAAAAAAGACCAATTTTTGGACCTAATCCAACCGATCCTAAATAGTTCCCCATAGAAGTTAAGTATGCTCCCCATACTGCAAATTCTAGGAAACTCATAATTGTAAGTCTAAGCTTTACAGACATAATTTGTGTAAAAGTGATTTAGTTTTTTAGATTTTCAATTTCGTCACGTAGACGGGCCTCTAATTCATAATCTTCGTTCATCACGGCTTTTTTCATTTCTTCTTCTAATTCTTCTTTAGACCAACCTGAAAAATCTGAACCAAATTCTTCTTCGTTTAAAAAATGAATTTCATCGTCATTCTCTAAATCATCAATAGCATCATTCAAAAGCTCTTCCTCCTCTTGGATGATATCCAAATGGATTCCGGCTTTCTCTACGACATGCTCATAGGCAAAAATAGGCGCATTAAAGCGCACCGCTAATGCAATGGCATCCGATGTTCTCGAATCAATTTCAGAACGTTTTCCATGTTCATCAACAAATACGATGTTAGAATAGAATACACCATCTTCCAGTTTATAGATATAAACGGATTCGACTTGTATTCCGAACGATTCCCCTAAGCTTACGAATAAATCATGCGTCAACGGACGTGGTGGATTAATATCTTTTTCTAAAGCCAATGCGATAGATTGTGCTTCGAAACTTCCGATAATAATAGGTAATTTACGTAAACCTGATTCCTCTTCAAGAATTAAAGCATATGCACCAGTCTGAGTTTGACTGTATGAAATGCCTTTTATCACTAAGCTGATTAAATTATTCATTTGGGCGTAAAATTACCAAAAAAAACTCAATTATTGTTGTTTTTTTAACACATAAAAAAACCGAACCAATTGATTTGGTTCGGTTTTATTTATTTTAAGATCGGGAACAATTACGCTACTCCCTTTAATTTTTTAATTTCTTCAATTAATTTCGGTACCACTTCAAAGGCATCACCTACAATTCCATAATCCGCAGCTTTAAAGAATGGTGCTTCTGCATCATTGTTGATTACTACAATTGTTTTAGAACCATTTACACCTGCTAAGTGTTGGATAGCCCCAGAAATTCCAATTGCAATGTATAAATTAGGTGCAATCGCTTTTCCTGTTTGTCCTACGTGCTCTGAATGAGGTCTCCATCCAATATCAGCAACAGGTTTTGAAGATGCAGTTGCAGCTCCTAATAATTGCGCTAATTCTTCGATCATTCCCCAGTTTTCAGGTCCTTTTAAACCACGACCTGCAGAAACTACAATTTCAGCTTCTTTTAAATCGATTGCTCCTGTT from Faecalibacter sp. LW9 encodes:
- a CDS encoding exosortase F system-associated membrane protein, translating into MPNYLRYSIAALLVFGLVLVRVFEQHLFYDPLLSYFKNAQHDTLPAMDEMKLYSHVFFRYMINLLLTTLIIKVLFWKQMYVKLTIVLGIIGFVILLPIYAYMLRHQFNFGEMIFFYIRRFLIQPMFLILLVPCFYYQEIRNKKATE
- a CDS encoding dihydrofolate reductase, producing MIKLIVAKASNNVIGDKNNLIWHLPNDLKHFKNLTTGHPIIMGRKTYESLGRPLPNRTNIIITRDQNFIDDQIIITHSLEQALAKANEIQEDVFVIGGGEIYKHAMEYVDIIYLTEVHHEFNGDTYFPEIDEESFEEVERVHHMKDEKHPYSYSFITYKRIKDSKE
- a CDS encoding thymidylate synthase, which encodes MQQYLDLCRKVMNEGTLKEDRTGTGTKSIFGYQMRFDLKEGFPLVTTKKLHLKSIIHELLWFLKGDTNIQYLTDNGVRIWNEWADENGDLGPVYGKQWRSWGKPNGEVVDQIKVAIDQIKNNPDSRRIIVSAWNVGELDQMALAPCHAFFQFYVNEGKLSLQLYQRSADIFLGVPFNIASYALLQMMVAQVCDLEVGDFVHTFGDAHIYKNHFDQIELQLTREPHPLPTMKINPEVKDIFDFTYEDFELINYQAHPHIKGIVAV
- a CDS encoding DUF2752 domain-containing protein — encoded protein: MKNYTIHPTRIGISFLLIIGLCVYFYQFNPSANEGYFLRCPTNSIFGINCPGCGVQRAIHHLLHLELVEAFRANALFVLSLPFIFFIGIDFILGTKKTTRIPTNRMVWIGLLLLVLLFGIMRNVSVYPFTLLSP
- the rlmB gene encoding 23S rRNA (guanosine(2251)-2'-O)-methyltransferase RlmB, with translation MKNEGGIFGLRPVIEAIEAGKTIDKIFIQKGLQGEIFSELRKLVTEYEIPVSYVPVEKLNRFTGKNHQGVYAFISPIEFDSIENVLPQVWEKGKTPFILILDRVSDVRNFGAIARTAECVGVDAIIIPAKGSASVNGDAIKTSTGALYNIPVCKETNLVNVIKYLQASGISIFSASEKSADFIYDADFSVPTAIVMGSEEDGVSDSIIKISDKIIKLPMAGQTASLNVSVAAGAILYEAVRQRINADLF
- a CDS encoding MFS transporter, with protein sequence MSVKLRLTIMSFLEFAVWGAYLTSMGNYLGSVGLGPKIGLFYAMQGIVSIFMPAIMGIVADRWIPVQRLLGLNHLFAAIFMFATGYYGMTAGDNVDFATIFTLYSFSVAFFMPTIALSNSTAYTILKQNNLDTIKAFPPIRTMGTVGFIVAMLFVNFFGTKDGSFGFNFSSDPTFLSFQSNYYQFLVSGVLGIILFFFSFVLPKCEINKSGEKQTLSDALGFKAFALFKDKKMAIFFIFSMLLGVSLQITNGYANPFISLFKEMPNYSNTWGANNANALISLSQVSETLCILLIPFFLKRFGIKIVMLMAMVGWVLRFGLFGLGDPGSGVWMFILSMIVYGIAFDFFNVSGSLYVDKETDKNIRSSAQGVFMMMTNGFGATIGMLVAQYIVNHFVFSHTDLDQQLEGWRISWFIFAGYALVVTILFAIIFKYKHDPKAIENISH
- a CDS encoding bifunctional nuclease family protein; the protein is MNNLISLVIKGISYSQTQTGAYALILEEESGLRKLPIIIGSFEAQSIALALEKDINPPRPLTHDLFVSLGESFGIQVESVYIYKLEDGVFYSNIVFVDEHGKRSEIDSRTSDAIALAVRFNAPIFAYEHVVEKAGIHLDIIQEEEELLNDAIDDLENDDEIHFLNEEEFGSDFSGWSKEELEEEMKKAVMNEDYELEARLRDEIENLKN